A single Planctomycetota bacterium DNA region contains:
- a CDS encoding HAD family phosphatase: protein MRAFLFDLDGTLVDTERLWVAAAEAVLRDAGHPVTHEQAVALIYGRAWGEIRAELLRDYPDAFPTAAELERQMGLAFDRARGETDIRIHGSIALLKRLAAEHPVAVVSGSSRRLVGEMLEFLGVAGLVRFYLGTEDVPRGKPDPAPFLLAAERLGVRPEDCVAFEDSRAGVLSAKAAGMRVVALQRPGSPPQDLAEADEVLADLGEFRPDPLPPT, encoded by the coding sequence TGGACACGGAGCGGCTGTGGGTGGCCGCGGCCGAGGCGGTGCTGCGCGACGCGGGCCACCCCGTCACCCACGAACAGGCCGTCGCGCTCATCTACGGCCGGGCGTGGGGCGAAATCCGCGCCGAGCTGCTGCGCGACTACCCCGACGCCTTCCCCACCGCCGCCGAACTCGAGCGGCAGATGGGCCTGGCCTTCGACCGCGCGAGGGGCGAAACCGACATCCGCATTCACGGCTCCATCGCCCTGCTCAAACGCCTCGCCGCCGAGCACCCCGTGGCTGTGGTGTCGGGCTCGTCCCGGCGGCTGGTGGGCGAGATGCTGGAGTTCCTCGGCGTGGCCGGCCTGGTGCGGTTCTACCTGGGCACGGAGGATGTGCCGCGCGGCAAGCCCGACCCCGCGCCGTTCCTTCTGGCCGCCGAGCGGCTGGGCGTGCGCCCTGAGGACTGCGTGGCCTTCGAGGATTCGCGTGCCGGCGTGCTCTCGGCCAAGGCGGCCGGCATGCGCGTCGTGGCCCTCCAGCGCCCCGGCTCGCCGCCGCAGGACCTAGCCGAGGCAGATGAAGTGTTGGCAGACCTTGGGGAGTTCCGGCCCGATCCCCTCCCTCCGACATGA